The genomic segment GGTGCTGGGAAGAGTACGTTGTTGAAAACATTATCAGGTTTATTAAAACCAAAAGAAGGCACTATAGAGTATTTGAATGATTCAATAGCGGGTAAGCAAGCCCAAGCCATTGTAAAAGCAGGAATCTCCCATGTACCTGAAGGAAGACGAGTATTTGCAGATATGAGCGTTGAAGAGAATATTGAATTAGGTGCTTTTTTAAGAAAAGATAAAGCGGGTATTCAACAAGATTTCCAAAAAGTCTATGAGATTTTTCCACGCTTGCATGAACGACGCAAACAATCAGCGGGAACGCTGTCTGGCGGAGAGCAGCAGATGTTAGCGATGGGTAGGGCTATCCTGGCAAGACCGAAATTGTTGTTGTTGGATGAGCCCTCAATGGGACTGGCTCCACTAATGGTTAAGACGATTTTTCAAGTCGTCAAGGATATTAATCAAGAGGGAACAACGATTCTCCTCGTAGAGCAAAATGCCAATATGGCCTTGTCAATTGCTAACCGTGCGTACGTTATTGAAACGGGGCGTGTCATTCTTTCGGGGACTGCTGAGGAACTGCATGCCAGTGAAGAAATCAAGAATGCTTACTTAGGTGGCCATTAATTGAAAAGAGACAGTGCTTGGTAACCGGCACTGTCTCTTTCTTTATAAGGTAATCGAATTAGACCCTAGGGATGGTTGTTTGAAGTCTGAATATATGATACATTAGCAACAGTAGTGAAAACACTTTATAAGTTTGTAGGAATGGAGTCGGTCGTCGTGTCATGCAAACCGGAACAGGGAAACAGAACGGAACACGTTAGAAAACCCGATTGGTTGAAAATCAAGCTAAATACGAATGATAACTATACAGGCCTTAAAAAAATTATGCGTGAGAATAATTTAAATACTGTATGTGAAGAAGCTCGTTGTCCAAATATCCATGAATGTTGGGGAGAGCGCCGTACTGCTACATTTATGATTCTTGGTGCAGTTTGTACACGTGCATGCCGTTTTTGCGCCGTTAAAACAGGTTTACCAACAGAACTAGATCTTGCAGAACCAGAACGCGTTGCAGATTCTGTTGCGCTTATGAATTTAAAGCATACAGTTGTTACAGCAGTAGCGCGTGATGATCAGAAAGATGGAGGATCTGCGGTATTTGCAGAAACAATCCGTGCAATTCGTAGAAAAAATCCATTTACAACAGTTGAAGTTCTGCCATCTGATATGGGCGGCGTTTATGAGAACCTTGAGCGACTCATGGATGCAAAACCAGATATCTTGAATCACAATATCGAAACGGTACGTCGCCTAACACCAAGG from the Sporosarcina psychrophila genome contains:
- a CDS encoding ABC transporter ATP-binding protein, producing the protein MLKVDNLNVYYGSIHALKGVSLHVDQGEIVTLIGANGAGKSTLLKTLSGLLKPKEGTIEYLNDSIAGKQAQAIVKAGISHVPEGRRVFADMSVEENIELGAFLRKDKAGIQQDFQKVYEIFPRLHERRKQSAGTLSGGEQQMLAMGRAILARPKLLLLDEPSMGLAPLMVKTIFQVVKDINQEGTTILLVEQNANMALSIANRAYVIETGRVILSGTAEELHASEEIKNAYLGGH
- the lipA gene encoding lipoyl synthase, producing the protein MESVVVSCKPEQGNRTEHVRKPDWLKIKLNTNDNYTGLKKIMRENNLNTVCEEARCPNIHECWGERRTATFMILGAVCTRACRFCAVKTGLPTELDLAEPERVADSVALMNLKHTVVTAVARDDQKDGGSAVFAETIRAIRRKNPFTTVEVLPSDMGGVYENLERLMDAKPDILNHNIETVRRLTPRVRARATYDRSLELLLRAKEMQPDIPTKSSLMLGLGETHEEILETMDDLIAHKVDIMTIGQYLQPSKKHLKVQKYYSPQEFGELRKIAMSKGFSHCQAGPLVRSSYHADEQVNAAAKERQRQGDEQLETTLQS